One genomic window of SAR324 cluster bacterium includes the following:
- the pncA gene encoding bifunctional nicotinamidase/pyrazinamidase produces MNALILVDLQNDFTPSGVLPVPEGDSIVPLINQLQQKFDLVVATQDWHPSDHQSFAVQHEGRQPGELIDLHGISQVLWPIHCVQETEGAQFISNLDQSKVKRVFRKGQNPRIDSYSGFFDNDHQSSTGMGEYLGEQGVDEVFVVCLATDYCVHFTAADATEFGFQTIMISDATRGVNLQKGDVDRALSALQEQGVRILLSSELP; encoded by the coding sequence TTGATTCTTGTCGATCTACAAAATGATTTCACTCCCAGTGGGGTGCTCCCGGTTCCTGAGGGGGACAGCATTGTTCCGTTGATCAATCAACTTCAGCAAAAGTTTGACCTCGTTGTAGCAACACAAGACTGGCATCCCTCTGACCATCAGAGTTTTGCAGTTCAGCACGAGGGAAGACAACCAGGAGAATTAATTGATCTGCATGGAATATCGCAAGTCCTCTGGCCAATTCACTGCGTTCAAGAAACCGAGGGAGCCCAATTCATCTCCAATTTGGATCAGAGTAAGGTCAAAAGAGTTTTCCGCAAAGGGCAAAATCCACGAATTGACAGCTACAGCGGATTCTTTGATAACGACCACCAGAGCAGTACAGGAATGGGGGAGTATCTAGGTGAGCAAGGAGTAGACGAAGTATTTGTGGTATGTCTGGCAACCGACTACTGTGTACACTTTACGGCAGCAGATGCCACTGAATTCGGGTTCCAAACTATCATGATTTCAGATGCGACTCGTGGAGTGAATTTGCAGAAGGGAGATGTGGATCGTGCCCTTTCTGCTTTGCAGGAGCAGGGGGTCCGCATTCTTTTGAGTTCGGAGTTGCCCTGA